One Ethanoligenens harbinense YUAN-3 genomic window carries:
- a CDS encoding lysozyme family protein: MDIMRKRTWAVRAAAVSLAALLCAGAAAPLPASADSVEALQNQYAQLQKQQQQLQSQISSQSGAVQAGQTQITNLNAQIGVTKQQIALLQAQVDATNADMQSKERAITDTQAQQDYNMNLLKQRLRALYMSGQDTFLDVLFSSSSLSDFFTRVEIVRAVSSHDQKIINDLKQTESRLQEDRAALQKTQQDLFVTQGQMTAKQNALNGQVAAQAQMVAQAQAGMQAAQQQAAAVSAQATQTYAKITEAFAEQAAAARAAASAGQGGSFSGPVTVGGGKLDASVLAYRGLVTQIAAQFGASPYVNLIMAVIQQESDGQCDDVMQSEYGNACTPAQSIADGIQELQEDLQMAGCTGPDDIAAIQLALQGYNFGWTFIPWAKSNGGYSIANALAFSKMKNSNGYGDPYYVPHVLRYYTIG, from the coding sequence ATGGATATCATGCGGAAACGGACGTGGGCCGTACGGGCGGCGGCGGTGTCGTTGGCTGCGCTGCTGTGCGCAGGGGCTGCGGCTCCGCTTCCGGCGTCGGCGGATTCCGTTGAAGCGCTGCAGAACCAGTATGCGCAGCTGCAGAAACAGCAGCAGCAACTGCAAAGCCAGATATCCTCGCAAAGCGGCGCGGTGCAGGCCGGACAGACGCAGATCACAAATCTGAATGCGCAGATCGGCGTGACGAAGCAGCAGATTGCGCTACTGCAGGCGCAGGTGGATGCGACCAACGCGGATATGCAGAGCAAAGAGCGTGCCATCACCGACACGCAGGCGCAGCAGGACTATAACATGAATTTGCTGAAACAGCGGCTGCGCGCCCTGTATATGAGCGGGCAGGACACGTTTTTGGATGTCCTCTTTTCTTCCTCCAGCCTTTCGGATTTCTTCACGCGGGTCGAGATCGTGCGCGCGGTCTCGTCACACGACCAGAAGATCATCAATGACCTGAAGCAAACGGAGAGCAGGCTTCAGGAAGACCGCGCCGCCTTGCAGAAAACCCAGCAGGATCTGTTTGTGACGCAGGGGCAGATGACCGCCAAGCAGAACGCGCTCAACGGGCAGGTCGCCGCGCAGGCCCAGATGGTCGCGCAGGCGCAGGCCGGCATGCAGGCGGCGCAACAGCAGGCTGCGGCGGTGAGCGCACAGGCTACGCAGACCTATGCCAAGATCACGGAGGCTTTCGCGGAGCAGGCCGCGGCCGCCCGTGCGGCGGCATCGGCCGGACAAGGGGGAAGCTTCTCCGGCCCGGTCACAGTGGGCGGCGGCAAGCTGGACGCTTCCGTGCTGGCCTATCGGGGCCTGGTGACGCAGATAGCCGCTCAATTTGGCGCCAGCCCATATGTGAACCTGATTATGGCCGTGATCCAGCAGGAAAGCGACGGGCAGTGCGACGACGTGATGCAGTCTGAATATGGAAACGCCTGCACGCCCGCGCAATCCATTGCCGACGGCATACAGGAACTTCAGGAAGATTTGCAGATGGCCGGCTGCACGGGGCCGGATGATATTGCCGCCATCCAGCTCGCCCTGCAGGGGTATAATTTTGGCTGGACGTTTATTCCATGGGCAAAGAGCAACGGGGGCTACTCCATCGCCAATGCCCTTGCTTTTTCCAAAATGAAAAACAGCAACGGCTACGGCGACCCGTACTATGTGCCGCATGTGCTGCGGTATTACACCATTGGGTAA
- a CDS encoding phage protein Gp27 family protein, whose product MENHGQNPIRGLSPAVRDTVEQMLLGGESYFEIAAYLAGHGLQTGVESISEYAATLNANVATLRKAQNDLRKMLAEVERCPALETSDAVLRLAMGHVLRALTESDGADAASIERAIHAAVGLINAAAYKKRADFTAQLSVERGLDSVGGMLFTALARERPALYNEVYAFLKEKKAALRRERGESACPRSLKTSGG is encoded by the coding sequence ATGGAAAACCACGGGCAAAACCCCATCCGCGGCCTGTCCCCCGCGGTGCGCGACACCGTGGAGCAGATGCTTCTCGGCGGCGAGTCCTATTTCGAGATCGCGGCCTATCTCGCGGGTCACGGGCTGCAAACCGGCGTCGAGAGCATCAGCGAATACGCGGCCACGCTCAACGCCAATGTAGCGACCCTGCGCAAAGCGCAGAACGACCTGCGGAAAATGCTCGCGGAGGTGGAGCGCTGCCCCGCGCTGGAAACAAGCGACGCCGTGCTCCGGCTGGCCATGGGGCATGTGCTCCGCGCCCTCACCGAATCCGACGGGGCGGATGCGGCGTCCATCGAGCGTGCCATCCACGCCGCCGTGGGGCTCATCAATGCCGCCGCCTATAAAAAACGGGCCGATTTCACCGCACAGCTCAGCGTCGAACGGGGACTCGACTCCGTCGGCGGGATGCTTTTCACCGCGCTCGCCCGAGAGCGCCCCGCGCTGTATAACGAAGTGTATGCCTTTTTAAAGGAAAAGAAAGCCGCCTTGCGGCGGGAAAGGGGGGAAAGCGCATGCCCGCGCAGCTTGAAAACATCCGGCGGCTGA
- a CDS encoding RrF2 family transcriptional regulator gives MRVTQESDYALRVIIFLYQRGIGERVEARVISEKENIPLRFLLKLLRKMAAANIVRSYRGSGGGYAIEKQPSEISVREVIEAVEGPIYVNKCLGDSSQCNLDRTSTCHIHRALQMVQDKLLANLDELTFEQILKLEP, from the coding sequence ATGAGAGTAACGCAAGAGAGCGATTACGCGTTGCGCGTCATCATCTTTCTGTATCAGAGGGGCATCGGCGAGCGGGTGGAAGCGCGGGTCATTTCGGAAAAAGAGAATATCCCGCTGCGTTTTCTGCTCAAGCTGCTGCGCAAAATGGCAGCGGCCAACATCGTGCGTTCCTATCGCGGCAGCGGCGGCGGCTACGCCATTGAAAAGCAGCCCTCCGAGATTTCAGTGCGCGAGGTGATCGAGGCTGTGGAAGGCCCCATCTATGTGAACAAGTGCCTGGGGGACAGCTCGCAGTGCAATCTGGATCGCACGTCCACATGCCACATCCACCGTGCGCTGCAGATGGTGCAGGACAAGCTGCTGGCCAATCTGGACGAGCTGACCTTTGAGCAGATCCTAAAACTTGAACCGTAA
- the terL gene encoding phage terminase large subunit, producing MPAQLENIRRLTGWMEACRPSEKAEAALRRAGEDFYTFCRLRAPAFYKPDRAYLAALCRAMQAFYESAEELLILNLPPRHGKSRTAGLFAQWVFGRRPAEKIMTGSYNERLSASFSKTVRAAVMERKAEPGQTVFSDIFPGLRVKRGEAASTLWALDGQFASYLATSPTGTATGFGCSLLILDDIIKNAYEAHNAALLDAQWSWFTDTMLSRVEEGGKILLIMTRWATGDLAGRAEKLFTAQGRPPRVIRMKALREDGSMLCPDILARRTYERKRRLMGADIASANYQQEPIDLKGRLYGVFQTYDVPPQSRSGAPDFSERLAYVDTADTGSDALCAVIWGVRGHDAYVLDVYYTAAPMEITEPELARRLKAQGVTRARIESNNGGRGFARAVARCLEEDLRCFRTQVRWFTQSKNKEARILTAAPWLALHLRFPADWRGRWPEYAAAMLSYQRAGKNAHDDAPDATTGVAETMLLLQEG from the coding sequence ATGCCCGCGCAGCTTGAAAACATCCGGCGGCTGACGGGCTGGATGGAAGCCTGCCGTCCCTCCGAAAAAGCGGAAGCCGCCCTGCGCCGTGCCGGAGAAGATTTTTACACCTTCTGCCGCCTGCGCGCGCCGGCGTTCTACAAGCCGGATCGTGCCTATCTCGCCGCGCTCTGCCGGGCCATGCAGGCATTTTATGAGAGCGCGGAGGAGCTGCTCATCCTCAACCTGCCGCCCCGGCACGGCAAAAGCCGCACCGCCGGGTTGTTCGCGCAGTGGGTGTTCGGCCGCCGCCCCGCCGAAAAGATCATGACCGGCAGCTACAACGAGCGCCTTTCCGCTTCGTTTTCCAAAACGGTGCGCGCCGCCGTTATGGAAAGAAAAGCGGAACCGGGTCAAACCGTCTTTTCCGATATTTTTCCCGGTCTGCGCGTCAAGCGGGGCGAAGCGGCCTCCACCCTCTGGGCGCTGGACGGGCAGTTTGCCAGCTATCTGGCCACCAGCCCCACCGGCACGGCCACGGGCTTCGGCTGCTCGCTGCTCATCCTCGACGACATCATCAAAAACGCCTACGAGGCCCACAACGCCGCCCTGCTCGACGCGCAGTGGAGCTGGTTCACCGACACCATGCTTTCGCGGGTGGAAGAAGGCGGCAAGATCCTGCTCATCATGACACGCTGGGCCACCGGCGACCTTGCCGGACGGGCGGAAAAGCTCTTCACCGCGCAGGGCCGCCCGCCCCGCGTCATCCGCATGAAGGCTCTGCGGGAAGACGGCTCCATGCTCTGCCCGGACATTCTCGCCCGCCGCACCTATGAGCGCAAGCGCCGCCTGATGGGCGCGGACATCGCCTCCGCCAACTATCAGCAAGAGCCAATCGACCTCAAAGGCCGGCTTTACGGCGTGTTCCAAACGTATGACGTTCCGCCCCAGAGCAGAAGCGGCGCGCCGGATTTTTCCGAGCGTCTCGCTTATGTAGACACGGCGGACACCGGCTCCGACGCGCTCTGCGCCGTCATCTGGGGCGTGCGCGGGCACGATGCCTACGTCCTCGACGTGTATTACACCGCCGCCCCGATGGAGATCACCGAACCGGAGCTTGCCAGACGGTTAAAGGCGCAGGGCGTCACCCGGGCGCGCATCGAGAGCAACAACGGCGGGCGCGGCTTTGCCCGCGCCGTGGCGCGCTGTCTGGAGGAAGACCTGCGCTGTTTCCGCACGCAGGTGCGCTGGTTCACACAGAGCAAAAATAAAGAGGCGCGCATTCTCACCGCCGCGCCGTGGCTGGCGCTGCACCTGCGTTTCCCCGCCGACTGGCGCGGCCGCTGGCCGGAA